A part of Gemmatimonadales bacterium genomic DNA contains:
- a CDS encoding acyltransferase domain-containing protein, with the protein MDRDRRLDAPGPPARSDAHEPIAVVGIGCRYPGGIVDAASFWRVVVEGIDTITEIPRDRFDPDVWYDSRPGTPGRIGSRHGGFVGPLDAFDAFLFGISPREAERLDPQQRLLLEVAWEAFHDAGLDPTRQDGLSCGVYIGQWVGEYEGRLFADPAAIDFHATQGTGRYASSGRLSYTFGLQGPSLTLDTACSSSLVATHLAVQSLRSGETSMSLVGGVNLILEPHTTIAYSRGRMMAADGHSKFGDASADGYVRAEGAAVVLLKRQADAVRDGDRIYALIEGSAINNDGRSSGLFGRPSRLGQATLLAAAYRDAGVDPVSLQFVEAHGTGTRAGDPVELDAIAEVAGGRTGPLWVGSIKTNIGHTEAAAGLAGLIKASLSLYHGVVPPSLHFREPTTAVDWAAMPLRIPTAPVALAGDRSAWRGGVTSFGISGTNAHVVLAAAAPPLPAVPRAGALVLPLAAHLPAALAQLAGAVAARIDGADHDEVARIAATLSRRAALAHRAVVVGADPASVAAGLRALAAGEPAPGLVVGQAPAERRYRVALVFPGQGAQWEGMGRRLLATEPAFAAAVRDVDAALTPLASWSLAEQLVLDPTDPGYQLDRIDVIQPVLVGLEIAYACLLRAYGIEADAVVGHSMGEVAAAWYAGALSLEDAMAVVVHRSRLLRTVAGGGAMAVVELPEADAQAAIGARTDRVSVAVVNASNASVLSGDPAAIDEILGELGARGVFTRPVKVDVASHSAQMDPLVDPLVQAISAIAPASPRTAFYSTVDAAAVTGPDLTPAYWGRNLRRPVRFAETVNQMLDDGYDLFIELGPHPILANAIGRAIEDREADARVLVTGRREEDGQVGLLSLLGEVFVAGVPVDWRRVYPDPVDRELRVPPLPMIRERHWFDRPDRSGAPGVRLVAGRLAHPFLGALFRSAAAGTCAWEWSAAPTRPAWLADHVVRRSVLWPAAASAEGLRATAAEASAETAWSLRNVRFHEALSLEPDRPVHLQWSHGGDPMGGRVQLHARETTDGATWRLIADAVAVPARADKDSSPDWLVEAEQAETGTEIYDRLRSCGLEYGPAFQAMTAVTTGRDAARSTAAIPAPVANDPGLDQYGVHPVVLDAALQTLILAGLGADDTTRATPLPVAIGQLDVVPGPGALDEVTIRARITARDGRGFSGDVVVADANGRTVLTAEAVAFAWTAADRKGIDDALLTLRWEPVALRRMAQSTGQMILLGRSADTAPLLEALRSAGVDATAAASIAVLSPPAGSGSPAALTWCVPGMPGDGAAAWSEQLVNDAIGVATWCAEQGGRVARLTMITRGAALVAGNAVTDPAAAGARAVGSVAGHEQPSLRVALIDLDSSAPSAVAVDALLADAGEAELGWRDGQWYAARLDRWAEPDAGATGPAPSYALELTTPGSPEHLRWSGFHRVAPEADQVEVEVDAVGLNFMNVLSMLGALPGAPGGVGSLGLEGAGRVVRIGRDVRHVAVGDRVVFVAPEAMARHVTTAGALVVRCPSSITADVAAGLPIAYLTVHYGLGVQARLGAGERVLIHSAAGGVGLAAIAYARHAGAEILATAGTPEKRAWLRSLGIAHVFDSRDLRWADDVLAATDGEGVDVVLNSLAGEAQERGVAVLRPYGRFVEIGKRDIYADRPLGLGAFRRNLAFFAVDLDRMLRERPDRVGAMLGEVMALVERGVLAPLPTATYPADAVHDAYRAMLPGVHRGKLVVSFETSPRTIAPAEPTAPIRGDGSYLVTGGLGGLGLTVAAWLVERGAGRIVLAGRRPPDEAASARIAALAAGGALIETRSVDVSDRARVAALLGETAHAAPWRGVFHLAGALDDGPITALTPARVAVPFRPKAWGGWHLHELARTLDLDFVVAFSSIASRFGTPGQASYAAANAVLDALAGPRMLSINFGPFGSVGLAAADATRLRSLARQGFAPLEPADAVAALDRLLGTGARGAVTCARFDAAAWADGKDAPDRAWASRLLTEAPAAATVAESWRDRVAAVPVGRARRQELERLLIAEAAATLRLPPSHISADRPLRTLGMDSLLTLEFRKRLERSGGLQVGATVFFSHPTIAALAPLVAERWSLELEPAASGQPSGEVDLDALMGELAGLGDDELQALLGDGEGS; encoded by the coding sequence ATGGATCGGGATCGTCGCCTCGACGCACCAGGACCGCCGGCCAGGTCCGACGCTCACGAACCGATTGCCGTCGTGGGGATCGGGTGCCGGTATCCGGGCGGTATCGTCGATGCCGCGTCGTTCTGGCGCGTGGTGGTCGAGGGGATCGATACCATCACGGAAATTCCCCGCGATCGTTTCGATCCCGACGTTTGGTACGACAGCAGGCCCGGTACTCCGGGGCGGATCGGCAGCCGGCACGGCGGGTTCGTCGGGCCGCTCGATGCGTTCGACGCGTTCCTGTTCGGGATCTCGCCGCGGGAGGCCGAGCGACTCGATCCGCAGCAGCGACTCCTGCTCGAGGTTGCCTGGGAGGCCTTCCACGACGCTGGACTCGATCCGACCCGCCAGGACGGGCTTTCGTGCGGGGTGTACATCGGGCAGTGGGTAGGCGAGTACGAGGGCCGGCTCTTTGCCGATCCTGCTGCGATCGACTTCCACGCCACGCAGGGCACCGGTCGCTACGCCAGCTCCGGACGTCTCTCCTACACGTTTGGTCTGCAGGGGCCCAGTCTCACGCTGGATACGGCGTGCTCCTCGTCGCTGGTGGCGACGCACCTGGCTGTGCAGAGCTTGCGATCAGGCGAGACGTCCATGTCGCTGGTCGGCGGCGTCAATCTGATTCTGGAGCCGCATACGACGATCGCCTACTCCCGCGGCCGGATGATGGCGGCCGATGGGCACTCCAAATTCGGCGATGCCTCCGCCGACGGTTATGTGCGTGCCGAGGGAGCGGCGGTCGTGCTGCTCAAGCGGCAGGCGGACGCGGTACGCGACGGCGACCGGATCTATGCCCTCATCGAAGGCAGCGCCATCAACAATGACGGCCGGAGTTCAGGCCTGTTCGGGCGGCCGAGCCGTCTCGGTCAGGCGACCCTCCTGGCGGCGGCGTATCGGGATGCCGGCGTCGATCCGGTCTCGCTGCAGTTCGTCGAGGCGCACGGCACCGGTACGCGCGCCGGCGATCCGGTCGAGCTGGATGCGATTGCCGAGGTCGCGGGCGGCCGGACGGGGCCGCTGTGGGTTGGGTCGATCAAGACCAACATCGGGCATACGGAGGCGGCCGCCGGTCTGGCGGGGCTGATCAAGGCGTCGCTCAGCCTCTACCACGGCGTGGTGCCTCCCAGTCTCCACTTCCGGGAGCCGACGACCGCGGTCGATTGGGCTGCCATGCCCCTCCGCATCCCAACCGCCCCTGTGGCGCTCGCTGGTGATCGGTCGGCCTGGCGCGGCGGGGTGACGTCGTTTGGTATCTCGGGCACCAATGCGCACGTCGTTCTGGCGGCGGCGGCGCCGCCTCTGCCGGCGGTGCCTCGCGCCGGAGCGCTCGTGCTCCCGCTTGCCGCCCACCTTCCGGCCGCTCTGGCTCAGCTTGCCGGTGCCGTTGCCGCGCGCATCGACGGAGCGGACCACGACGAGGTGGCTCGTATCGCCGCGACCCTGTCGCGCCGCGCGGCGCTGGCGCACCGTGCGGTCGTCGTGGGCGCCGATCCGGCGTCGGTCGCCGCGGGGCTGCGCGCGCTTGCCGCGGGTGAACCAGCGCCGGGCCTGGTGGTCGGGCAGGCACCGGCGGAACGGCGCTATCGCGTGGCGCTCGTGTTTCCGGGCCAGGGCGCGCAGTGGGAGGGGATGGGCCGCCGGTTGCTCGCGACCGAGCCGGCCTTTGCCGCGGCGGTCCGCGACGTCGACGCCGCGCTGACACCGCTGGCGAGCTGGTCGCTGGCCGAGCAACTGGTACTTGACCCCACCGATCCGGGCTACCAGCTCGATCGGATCGACGTGATTCAGCCCGTCCTGGTCGGGCTGGAGATCGCCTATGCTTGCTTGCTGCGCGCATACGGCATCGAGGCCGATGCGGTCGTGGGGCACAGCATGGGTGAGGTGGCTGCGGCCTGGTATGCGGGCGCACTCTCGCTCGAGGACGCCATGGCCGTCGTGGTGCACCGCAGCCGGCTGCTGCGTACGGTTGCCGGCGGCGGGGCGATGGCCGTAGTCGAGCTGCCCGAGGCCGACGCCCAGGCCGCCATCGGGGCGCGGACGGATCGAGTGAGCGTCGCCGTGGTCAACGCCAGCAATGCGTCCGTCCTGAGCGGCGACCCCGCCGCCATCGATGAGATCCTCGGTGAACTCGGCGCGCGCGGCGTCTTCACGCGCCCGGTCAAGGTGGACGTGGCGTCGCATAGCGCGCAGATGGATCCCCTGGTCGACCCGCTGGTCCAGGCGATCTCAGCGATCGCGCCTGCGTCACCCCGCACCGCCTTCTACTCGACGGTCGATGCCGCGGCCGTGACGGGCCCCGATCTCACGCCCGCGTACTGGGGTCGCAACTTGCGGCGCCCGGTTCGTTTTGCCGAGACGGTGAACCAGATGCTAGACGACGGCTACGACCTCTTCATCGAGCTTGGTCCGCATCCGATTCTGGCCAACGCGATCGGCCGCGCCATCGAGGACCGGGAGGCCGACGCGCGCGTGCTGGTGACCGGCCGTCGCGAGGAAGACGGCCAGGTCGGCCTCCTATCGCTGCTCGGCGAGGTTTTCGTGGCCGGGGTGCCAGTCGACTGGCGCCGCGTTTATCCCGATCCGGTGGATCGTGAGCTTCGGGTGCCGCCATTGCCGATGATCCGGGAGCGCCACTGGTTCGACCGCCCGGACCGATCGGGGGCGCCGGGCGTTCGTCTGGTTGCCGGACGGCTGGCACACCCGTTCCTCGGCGCACTGTTCCGGTCGGCGGCGGCGGGTACCTGCGCCTGGGAGTGGAGCGCTGCGCCGACTCGTCCAGCGTGGCTTGCCGATCATGTGGTACGCCGATCGGTGCTCTGGCCTGCGGCCGCAAGCGCCGAAGGACTTCGAGCCACGGCGGCGGAAGCGAGTGCTGAAACCGCCTGGTCGCTGCGTAACGTTCGCTTCCACGAAGCGCTCTCGCTCGAGCCTGACCGACCCGTGCACCTGCAGTGGTCGCATGGCGGCGACCCGATGGGCGGGCGGGTGCAGCTCCACGCCCGTGAGACGACCGACGGGGCAACCTGGCGTCTCATCGCCGATGCGGTCGCGGTACCGGCACGTGCCGACAAGGACAGCTCGCCCGACTGGCTGGTCGAGGCAGAACAGGCTGAAACCGGCACCGAGATTTACGATCGGTTACGCAGCTGCGGCCTCGAATACGGCCCGGCGTTTCAGGCGATGACGGCCGTGACAACGGGCCGCGATGCCGCCCGAAGCACTGCGGCGATTCCCGCCCCCGTGGCTAACGATCCCGGCCTCGATCAGTACGGCGTGCATCCCGTGGTGCTCGATGCCGCCCTGCAGACGCTCATCCTCGCTGGGCTCGGTGCGGACGACACCACCCGCGCCACGCCGCTTCCCGTCGCCATCGGGCAACTCGATGTGGTGCCCGGACCCGGCGCGCTCGATGAGGTGACGATCCGAGCGAGGATCACGGCTCGAGACGGTCGCGGGTTTTCGGGTGACGTGGTCGTCGCCGATGCCAACGGGCGGACCGTCCTCACGGCCGAGGCTGTGGCGTTTGCCTGGACGGCGGCCGATCGGAAAGGGATCGACGACGCGCTGCTGACGCTCCGGTGGGAGCCGGTGGCGCTCCGACGGATGGCGCAGTCGACAGGCCAGATGATCCTGCTGGGTCGGTCGGCCGACACCGCGCCACTGCTCGAGGCGCTGCGCAGTGCTGGTGTCGACGCCACGGCGGCGGCATCGATCGCGGTCCTCTCGCCTCCGGCTGGATCGGGTTCGCCTGCTGCGCTGACCTGGTGCGTGCCTGGCATGCCGGGCGACGGCGCGGCGGCGTGGAGCGAGCAACTCGTCAACGACGCGATCGGAGTGGCGACGTGGTGCGCCGAGCAGGGCGGCCGGGTTGCCCGATTGACCATGATCACGCGCGGCGCGGCGCTCGTGGCCGGCAACGCGGTGACCGATCCCGCCGCGGCTGGTGCGCGGGCCGTCGGCAGTGTGGCCGGCCACGAACAACCCAGCTTGCGCGTGGCATTGATCGACCTCGACTCATCCGCGCCGTCGGCCGTTGCGGTCGATGCGCTGCTGGCGGACGCGGGCGAGGCCGAGCTGGGATGGCGCGACGGGCAATGGTACGCGGCCAGGCTCGATCGGTGGGCAGAGCCCGATGCCGGCGCAACCGGCCCCGCGCCGTCCTACGCGCTCGAACTCACGACGCCTGGTTCGCCCGAGCACCTCCGTTGGAGTGGCTTCCACCGCGTTGCGCCCGAGGCCGATCAGGTCGAGGTCGAGGTCGATGCGGTCGGCCTCAACTTCATGAATGTGCTGAGCATGCTCGGCGCCTTGCCGGGTGCGCCGGGCGGGGTGGGTTCGCTTGGTCTGGAGGGTGCGGGTCGGGTAGTCCGCATCGGCCGCGACGTTCGGCACGTCGCCGTGGGCGATCGGGTCGTGTTCGTGGCGCCGGAGGCGATGGCTCGGCACGTGACGACCGCCGGCGCTCTCGTGGTGCGCTGTCCGTCGTCGATCACCGCGGACGTTGCGGCCGGCCTGCCGATCGCCTATCTCACCGTTCACTATGGGCTCGGCGTGCAGGCTCGGCTCGGCGCGGGCGAACGGGTCCTGATCCACAGCGCCGCTGGCGGCGTCGGGCTGGCCGCAATCGCGTATGCGCGCCATGCCGGCGCCGAGATCCTCGCTACGGCCGGCACGCCGGAGAAGCGGGCCTGGCTCCGGTCGCTGGGGATCGCCCATGTCTTCGACTCCCGGGATCTTCGCTGGGCCGACGACGTGCTCGCGGCCACCGACGGCGAGGGCGTCGACGTGGTGCTCAACTCGCTCGCGGGCGAGGCGCAGGAACGGGGTGTTGCGGTGCTGCGGCCCTATGGCCGCTTCGTGGAAATCGGTAAGCGAGACATCTATGCCGACCGGCCGCTCGGTCTCGGCGCCTTCCGCCGCAACCTCGCGTTCTTCGCGGTCGATCTCGATCGGATGCTCCGCGAGCGTCCGGACCGCGTTGGGGCGATGCTGGGGGAGGTGATGGCGCTGGTGGAGCGCGGCGTGCTGGCTCCGCTGCCGACGGCAACCTACCCCGCCGACGCCGTTCACGATGCGTACCGAGCGATGTTGCCCGGTGTCCATCGCGGCAAGCTGGTGGTTTCGTTCGAGACGTCGCCGCGCACGATTGCGCCGGCGGAGCCGACGGCGCCAATCCGTGGTGACGGCAGCTATCTGGTCACCGGCGGTCTGGGCGGCCTCGGTCTCACGGTGGCAGCCTGGCTGGTCGAGCGGGGGGCCGGTCGTATCGTACTGGCCGGACGGCGGCCGCCCGATGAGGCGGCGAGTGCGAGGATCGCGGCGCTCGCCGCGGGCGGTGCGCTGATCGAAACGCGCTCGGTGGACGTGTCGGACCGGGCTCGCGTTGCTGCGCTGCTCGGGGAGACAGCTCATGCGGCGCCCTGGCGCGGCGTCTTTCACCTGGCGGGCGCTCTGGATGACGGTCCGATCACGGCGCTTACTCCTGCGCGCGTTGCGGTCCCGTTCAGGCCCAAAGCATGGGGCGGGTGGCATCTGCACGAGCTGGCTCGAACCCTCGACCTCGACTTCGTGGTTGCGTTCTCGTCGATCGCCTCGCGATTCGGTACACCGGGGCAGGCCAGCTATGCGGCGGCCAATGCTGTGCTCGACGCGCTGGCCGGACCACGTATGCTCAGCATCAACTTCGGTCCGTTCGGGTCGGTCGGTCTGGCTGCCGCCGATGCTACGCGGCTCCGTTCGCTTGCGCGGCAGGGTTTTGCTCCGCTCGAGCCAGCCGACGCCGTGGCGGCGCTCGATCGTTTGCTGGGCACAGGGGCGCGGGGTGCCGTGACGTGCGCCCGGTTCGATGCGGCGGCCTGGGCCGACGGCAAGGACGCCCCCGATCGAGCCTGGGCTTCACGGCTCCTGACGGAGGCGCCGGCGGCGGCGACGGTGGCCGAGAGCTGGCGGGATCGTGTCGCGGCTGTGCCGGTGGGGCGGGCCCGCCGGCAGGAGCTGGAACGGCTCCTGATCGCCGAAGCGGCCGCCACGCTGCGGCTGCCGCCGAGCCACATCAGCGCCGACCGTCCGCTGCGCACATTGGGCATGGATTCGCTCCTCACCCTCGAGTTCCGCAAGCGGCTGGAGCGGAGCGGCGGGTTGCAGGTCGGTGCCACCGTGTTTTTCAGCCACCCGACCATCGCCGCGCTCGCACCCCTCGTGGCCGAGCGCTGGTCGCTCGAGCTGGAGCCGGCGGCGAGTGGCCAGCCATCGGGTGAGGTCGATCTCGACGCGCTCATGGGCGAACTGGCCGGGCTCGGCGACGACGAGCTGCAGGCGCTCCTGGGCGACGGGGAGGGCTCGTGA